The DNA region AATGCtcggcctctctgctgagcctgctgGTGGTTGTAACCCCTGAGACACGGTGTGTAGCTCGGATGATCCCCAAGGGGCACTCCTCTCCCATCTGTTTTAAGCCTGGGAGCAGGCGATATTTTGGTGCGTACAGGAATCCTGCTCAGCACTAGGAATTTGGTTTGGGTTCCCCGCACTTTTCCCACAGCTATTGCTTTTCTCCGCCTTGCTCACCAGCAGTTTGAATGAAGTCCCTGGGGGTGTTAGCTCTTCACATGAGAACGACACTATGAAGAAATCACAGGGGCACCGCTGGGTCCCGGATAACAGCTTCTAACTCTTGGACTACAGTGAGCACCACGAGAGAGCTCATAAACTATTTCCAGGGCTAGTACCCAATCCTGTCCTCTACACCCCTGCTCACCTGCCCGGTTTATGTCCCCACAGACAGCCTCCGGTGTATATTCCAAGATGCCGGCTTTACAGAGATCCGGCCATACCATTACTGGGACACTGTGAGGCTGGCTGTAGCCATAGACGACTTCCTGGAGGTGCTGGAGGTATGAAGCTGGCTGGAGCTTTGCAGGTGCCTCTCGCCCTAAACCCAAGTCTAGTCACATCTCGCAGCTGCTCAGTGGCCGCCTGGCCTGACTACCAACAGCAGGCAGCCCATGCTGGCAGCTCAGGCTCTCTCTTGCTTTTAGAGTGCCCCGGACTGCTCCATAGTTTTGCTGCATGCTCCCGAGGAAACTGGCCTGACTCCCAAGCAGTGGGAAGAAGTTGCCAGGGTCATGCGGGTAAGTCTGAGAGCAGGGGCTTTTCTCCAGCTCCTGTTGCCACTGGCCCTGCCTACCACGCTGGACAAAGTCTCACTGTGTGCTCCGTTCCCCACTGTGTCCCCAGAGGAAGCGCCTCTTCCCCTTCTTTGAcgtcccagctcaggggctggccTCCGGAGACCTGGACAGAGATGCCTGGGCTTTGCGACACTTTGTGGCCCAAGGGTTTGAGCTCTTCTGTGCCCAATCCTTCTCGAAAACCTTCGGCTTATACAGTGAGTCCTGGGCTCACAGCCGCACACGGGGGAGAGCCGGGATGGGAGGCGGAGGGGAAGCCTTGACTTTCTGAAGCAGGGTGTTTAATTTGGGCGGCTTCTCCCCGCCACTCTCCCCGTGTGGCCTCAGGTGCCTGCTAAGAGCTCTCTGAGGCCGGAGCTCAGGAATACAGGATGGTCCCGGCTGGCTCGCGTCTCCAGCCCCTCAGGGTGATGCCAGCAGGGGCTCCTGTGAGACAAGGGCCAGCCTGGTTCGGTTCTAAGGATGTGTCTACAATGCAGCCGGGAGGGTGAATGGCAGCGGATGGCGACATACCCCGGCTGGCTGAAGCCCGGGTAGTTGGGTACCTGCCCTAAGACAATGCTGGACCCCCGAACAGGCACTAGGGGTCGCTGCAGACAGTGGAAAGGACACCTGGAGTCTCAGAGAGCAAAACTGAATGAACGGGCCCCCTTCCCACAGCAGGGGTGGTGTGTGTGGGCTGGGGGACGGTCCACgggctggagggggctggggctgagaaggGCAGAGCCTAGGGTAGGGCTGGctctggggacagggaggggccCTTTGCATGGGGGGGGCACGTCCTACCTGCCACGCTGCTCTTGTCACCTGGGCAGATGAGCGGGTGGGGAACCTGATCGTGGTGGTGAGGGACAAGGAGACGCTGCTGGGAAtccgctcccagctgcagaagcTAGTGATGGGGATGTGGTACACTCCTGCTAATTTGGGAGCCCGGGTCATCGCCACGGTGCTGAACAACCCAGCCCTGCTGAGCAAGTggtaagtgggggagggggcgactGCTGCACCAGGCCAGATAATCCACACGCAGTCCATGCTTTCCAGCAGGACACTAGGGTTACAGCCTTAGGCAGGCCCAGGGCCCCTTTCATTCTGGAGCAGCCTAAGGTGCTTTGCAaattgcagccagctctggggtgcggggggaggagaCACTGGGGGGAAAACCCCTCTAAGGGAATTCCTGACCTATATCATCCCCTCTGGCCAAGTATGGTGCTGATGaaatctgcctcagtttccccttcactcaGGCTCCCTTAAAAAGCCCACATAGTTCAGATATCCTGGGGTCCAGTTTATTACATCCTGCACAAAGTCTTTCAAAATAGAACTCATACTTTCATCCCAGTGCCCACCTGGGCAGCCCCTCCGCCCGGAGCGTCTGCCTTCCTTCCACCATCTCGTGCCTCAAGCCCGGCCTTCCCTGCTGGCACCTTCTCCCTGCTGCCACAAGGCCCTCCAGGGCCCTTCTTACTTCCTGCAGGGTCTGCAGGCAGATgccccctcctctgcagctgtCTCTCCCTTTATAAGACCCAGGTGCCTTCCTTAAGCCCCATTGGGCTGCAGGTGATCAGTCTGGGTGCACTGAACCCTGCTTCCTTTCTTGcaggggccagtcaccctgtgacaaaCCCCTTCTGTGACTGAAAGGGCCAGTCTGCTGTctacccagagcagccaggacctGCCTCACCAGACCCGGACAGGTCGTgtgagctggggttggggaaTTCAGGAagacacacaccccccgcccccgcccagccCAGTGAAGCCATTAGCCCCTTGGAAGGGGAAGTCAGATCCCTGTAACcctcctgctgcaccctgcaggAAGCAGAGTCTCCAGACACTGGCGGAGAGGATCATGCTGATCCGGGAGAAGCTGAAGGAGAAGCTGCGGATTCTGGGTAcgcctggctgctgggagcacCTCACGGCCCAGTCAGGGACACGCAGCTTCACTGGGCTGCTCCGTAAGTACCCGCCTGCCCCTCCTCCGTGCCGCCAGAGTCCTGGGCAACTGGGTGAACCTTGCGCTCCTCCATTCCCTGCTGTGGCAGTGAGCCAGGGCGCTGGGAACGGCCTTTCATCCTCAGAGGCTGGGCAGCAGCCTGTCCTTGCTCCTGGTGGGGCATGAGTCAGTCCATCCTTTGCTCTTCTGTCACCTTTTCATTGCGGGTGTATGGGAGAGGTAGCACCTTTGAGTGATTTGAACTGCCGCACTCCCTGAGTGGTTCTTTTCCTCACTGGACACCCGGCTCTCACCTGTGGCTCCGAGGAGTTGTAAGCATGCGACAGCGGCCAGACCCCGGTAAACTGCCTTGGCGGGTGGGCTAAACCAGGGGAGGGTAACCAGCAGTGTGGAAACTGACAGTGATTTAGGGATTGCCCTCCCAAGCATACAAAGACTGTTCTGGTAGCCAAGGTGAAGGAGATTATATATTGGTCCAACGGCTTGAAAAGCAACATCCTGTGGAGGGCGAAATGGGGCACTGCAGAAGTCCTGGCTATCCACTGCAGCTAAAGCAGCCTCCAGCTCTAACAGTCTTTGTCCACTGAGCCACGCTTCATCAGCCGAGAGAATGGGATGGTCCCAGTGCAATGACTCTCCCATTTTAATTCACCTCACGTACACGTCATTCCTGCACATCTCTCTCCAAGAACAGCAATAAAACCAGATGATCTTGAGAAGGCTGCATTAAGTAGATCAGCCTGGCCACACACAGCACTCAGAGCTTTCCAAGCCTTTGAAGAGGACAGAAGTCACCAATTGTTAGCTGCAAGGGGAAAGCGTCTCACGGCTACAGCTACCAAGACGCTCACCAATGACTTTGTCTGCCCGATCTGCTCACAAGCACGCGCGTCACGCTTTGGACTCCAGaatccacaaaaagagagagcatgaaaaCGTCGTCGTCGAACTGACGGACTACACAGATCCCTTCTGAGCTGAGCCcttggctctgcagggctggtATGAGCTGGGTGTGGGGATCCATGTTCATCATAGCCAGGCTTCAAATGTTGGGAGCTTCGGCATCCTGCTGTGGTCACTTGTCAGAGGCTCgtcaggctggggccaggagtcctgtgctgggcagggcaggagtcCAGGCACAAGAGCCTTTCTCGTGCTGGTACAATATTCCAAAGCCAGCTGGAAGCACGCAGCAGAGTTTAAAAGCCCTCCTCTCTCCAGGCACTTGTATgaccccatcaccacagtatctgagtgcctcccaaCCTGTCATGTGTTTGtcctcccagcccctctgggaGGCAAGGCAGTGCTGCCATCCCTATTACAGAagggagctgaggcccagagagactaagtgacttgcccagggtcaaacatgaaatctgtggcagagcggATAATTGGATCTGTGTCTTCTAAGTCCTAGGCtaatgccctaatcactggacaaTCCTTCCCCATCTCTTCCCTCCAGGGCAGGACTAATGCATACCGGCAGGTGAGGGTCTGTGTGTGGGCGGGATTGTGCCTATGCTATGGTGCTCTTTGGGTAGAAGACTTCAACGCCCAGGGCTGTCTCCTCTTTTTGCTGCTGCTTATACTTAGTATTTCCCAAATACCTTCCAAAAGGAAACCtgccttcctcagtgtccccatccgtAAACATGGGATAATACCACTGAACACCTGCCTTTGTAAAGCAGCCATCACCTCTCATCCAGCAGGGATGGGAGACTTCAgcattcattaatatttgcaaagcactCCAAGGAAATGCGCTGCTGTTAGAGTGTGAGATCAGCctggcagggactgtgtctctCCGTGTGTCTGGACAGCACCCAGCACcggtggggcctgatcctgacagGGGCAGGTGGGCACCCCTGCAGGACAAATGAATAACAAGCAAACATATGTGCTCACCATTATCATTGCTGTGTCGAAAAATCTTTGCTGTAGCCAGGAGGGCTTGCAGGGAGGGCCCTGCAGCCGGGGGgaagctggggagaggagggctTTGGCCAAACCTCTACCCAGCCTTGGCTCTGGGTTTCAGCTGGCGCGAGTTCTTCAGGACAATGCCTGGTCTTGGTGGCTTCTCCCTACTCATGGCAGTGAGACCATGGCCGCTGCAGGGGGGCCTGGTGGAGACCAACCAAAACCCTCCCTAAGCAGGAAGAGACCCTCCAAAACATGGACCCTTCCAAACTGGTGCACATGGGAGACGTTTGGGGGTGGTGGCAGGGTAAAGCAGTGGTGTTACGCGATCCCTGGTGATACATAGCCAGGGCGTTTCGCCTGGCCTTTTCCCCCAGTAGAGATGACTGCTGGCTCAGCTGTCAGAGTGATGTTCCTTACTTGCTTATTGGCCGGGGACGCTTGCCAAAGGCTTCCAGCCCCCAAGGGGAGCGAAATCCCTAGGCTGGGATGGCTAGTGGCTAGGAAATACCTACGGAATGATTGGAGGGATGTGGCAGCATTGTTCCCTATTAGGTATATTGATTTCTCTACGTTTATTTCTCGCAGCTGACAGATAACACCGCTCAGAACTGATAGTGCGGCTAGTGCCTCGCATCTGCAATGACCCTGCCCAGACCCTCTCTCCATGACCTGGGAGGGAGGGCAGTATTTCTAGTCCCATTTAacggaaagggaaactgaggcactgggactTGCCTAGAACCCCTTGACTCCTGTCTCCCGGCCTGTTCTTAGATCACTCGGCCATACCCCAGCTCTGGGCTCGGGATCGTAGGTGACTAATGAGGCTTGTGTCTTCTGCTAGCGTCCCAGGTGGCTTTCCTAGAGAGGCACAAACACATCTATCTTCTCGGGAACGGCCAGGTCAGTGTCTGCAGCATCAACTCGCACAACCTGGATTACGTGGCCCAGGGCATCAACGAGGCCGTAAGCGGCAGGGCGGGCAGGGCGCAAGGCCTGAGCTGGGCAGAGATGGAGTGAGAGCGTCGTGCCTCACACAACCACGGTGGTTTTCGGTACTGTGGGTATTGAAGGCGCTTGGTGCACAGACAGCCCCGGGAGCACAGAGCGCTGACTGAATAAAGACAATAGGGAGAATATCGGCTCTTTGCCTTGTTCCAACccttctgcccccgcccctcaGAGCACTTCCCAGGCATGAATACAGTGAGCGGCACGGGGGGACCAGAGGCACTGAGAcgggaagtgacttacccagcaGCTCAGTCCCAGGCCTGAGAAGAGAGCCCGGGCCCTGCACGCTGGGTCGGTGTGCGGGTGTAATGAGGGGCTGGTTTGTTACGACATCCCTCCTCTTGTGCTCGGGCTCCCTGGGCGGCTCTGCCCACCCGCACCTGAATAATTTTCTCCCTTCGTTCACTGCAGCCCCCCATGCTAATCCCCAAATCAAAAGGAATCTCTGCTTCCCCTGCCCAGTCAGCTGGCGAAGAGCACGGAGCCAGCCCTGTGATGAAAAGGTGGATGcacaggagaggagagggaattCAGGCACTTCCAGCCACACTCCAAAGGGTAGCAATCCCTGCTGGACAGGGTTATTAGCCTTGAGGAATGTCTTTCTGGGAAGTGCCGATGCCTTGTGATTAGTGCAGGCAGCAGAGAGACCGGCTCCTCAGGAAGCCGCCTGGCCTCCCACCCAGGCCCCAGCTGTTCAGAGAGTGCGGCTGGATGGGTCCTCTTCCCTCGCTGAGGACTTGCGGGTGAGACCAGATGAGCCCTGAGAGCTGGCCTTTTCTGCAGACTCCTCAGCTGTACCCATGCCCTGCAGCAGGCGTTTTCATTAGCCCCCTCATCCAGCCTAAAGAGCGTCCCAGCGAGGGGGACAAACTCTCGCTGTAGGTGGGGTTTCTGATGACCCACTTGGCCAGGAGGTTGCTCTGTGAAAGAGTGCTCTC from Lepidochelys kempii isolate rLepKem1 chromosome 26, rLepKem1.hap2, whole genome shotgun sequence includes:
- the GOT1L1 gene encoding putative aspartate aminotransferase, cytoplasmic 2, with product MAALSLFLDVPLMREADRLLDAYQEDPSPDKVYLDHWDCQTETGKVWVCPTVRQILLQIANDPTLDHEYLPVLGFPEFTRAATELALGRESRAVIENRAGGVHTVGGTGAVRIGAEFLQRWYNRSSPSPIAVYIALPQWDSLRCIFQDAGFTEIRPYHYWDTVRLAVAIDDFLEVLESAPDCSIVLLHAPEETGLTPKQWEEVARVMRRKRLFPFFDVPAQGLASGDLDRDAWALRHFVAQGFELFCAQSFSKTFGLYNERVGNLIVVVRDKETLLGIRSQLQKLVMGMWYTPANLGARVIATVLNNPALLSKWKQSLQTLAERIMLIREKLKEKLRILGTPGCWEHLTAQSGTRSFTGLLPSQVAFLERHKHIYLLGNGQVSVCSINSHNLDYVAQGINEAVSGRAGRAQGLSWAEME